In the genome of Pseudomonas sp. HS6, one region contains:
- a CDS encoding Lrp/AsnC family transcriptional regulator: MHSELDSYDRRILALLQEDASLSSAQIAEQVGLSQSPCWRRIQRMKEEGIIRGQVTLLDRKKIGLNTQIFAEIKLNAHGRSNFTEFTEAIRGFPEVLECYVLMGAVDFLLRIVAADIEAYERFFFEKLSLVPGIQEVNSIVALSEIKSTTSLPVLR, translated from the coding sequence ATGCATAGTGAGCTGGACAGCTATGACCGGCGCATTCTCGCTCTGTTGCAAGAGGACGCTTCCTTGTCCAGCGCACAGATCGCCGAACAGGTGGGCCTGTCGCAGTCGCCCTGCTGGCGGCGGATTCAGCGGATGAAGGAGGAGGGGATCATTCGTGGTCAGGTGACGTTGCTCGATCGCAAGAAAATCGGCCTGAACACGCAGATCTTTGCCGAAATCAAACTCAACGCCCACGGCCGTTCGAACTTCACCGAATTCACCGAGGCGATTCGTGGCTTTCCCGAAGTGCTGGAGTGTTATGTGCTGATGGGGGCGGTGGACTTTCTGTTGCGGATTGTCGCGGCGGACATCGAGGCGTATGAGCGATTCTTCTTCGAGAAACTTTCGCTGGTGCCGGGGATTCAGGAAGTGAACTCGATTGTGGCGCTGTCGGAAATCAAGTCCACGACGAGCCTGCCGGTACTGCGCTGA
- the argE gene encoding acetylornithine deacetylase, producing MPLPSMQDQFAALIAVPSVSCTQPSLDQSNRAVIDLLAGWLGDLGFSCDIQQVSPGKFNLLASFGSGPGGLVLAGHSDTVPYDDALWKTDPLKLTEVDGRWVGLGSCDMKGFFALIIEAVQPLLDQPFKQPLLILATCDEESSMSGARALAEAGRPLGRAAVIGEPTGLKPIRMHKGIMMERIDILGQSGHSSDPRLGHSALEAMHDAIGELRGLRLLWQREFNNPQFSVPQPTMNFGCIHGGDNPNRICGQCSLEFDLRPLPGMDPKVLRAEILRKLNPVAERHQVKIDYAPLFPEVPPFEQAEDAELVRIAEKLTGHTAEAVAFGTEAPYLQRLGCETIVLGPGDIACAHQPDEYLEMSRLQPTVHLLRQLIEHYCLKAV from the coding sequence ATGCCTTTGCCGTCCATGCAAGACCAGTTCGCTGCACTGATCGCCGTGCCGTCGGTCAGTTGCACCCAGCCGAGCCTCGATCAGTCCAACCGGGCGGTGATCGATCTGCTCGCGGGTTGGCTTGGTGATCTGGGCTTCAGCTGCGATATCCAGCAGGTCAGTCCCGGCAAATTCAACCTGCTCGCCAGTTTCGGCAGCGGCCCCGGCGGGCTGGTGCTGGCCGGGCACAGCGACACGGTGCCCTACGACGATGCGTTGTGGAAAACCGATCCGCTGAAACTCACCGAAGTCGACGGCCGCTGGGTCGGCCTGGGCAGTTGTGACATGAAGGGCTTCTTCGCCCTGATCATCGAAGCCGTGCAACCGCTACTCGACCAGCCGTTCAAGCAACCGCTGTTGATCCTCGCTACCTGCGATGAAGAAAGTTCGATGTCCGGCGCCCGGGCGCTGGCCGAAGCGGGGCGACCGCTGGGCCGGGCGGCGGTGATCGGCGAGCCGACCGGGCTCAAGCCAATCCGCATGCACAAGGGCATCATGATGGAGCGCATCGACATCCTCGGGCAGAGTGGCCATTCGTCGGATCCGCGTCTGGGGCACAGTGCCCTCGAAGCGATGCACGACGCGATCGGCGAACTTCGCGGCCTGCGCCTGCTGTGGCAGCGTGAATTCAACAATCCGCAGTTCAGTGTGCCGCAGCCGACCATGAACTTTGGCTGCATCCACGGTGGTGATAACCCCAACCGCATCTGCGGCCAGTGTTCGCTTGAATTCGATCTGCGGCCGTTGCCGGGAATGGACCCGAAGGTTCTGCGGGCCGAGATTCTGCGCAAGCTCAACCCGGTCGCCGAACGACATCAGGTGAAGATCGACTATGCACCGCTGTTCCCCGAAGTACCGCCGTTCGAGCAGGCCGAGGACGCCGAACTGGTGCGAATTGCCGAAAAACTCACCGGCCACACGGCCGAAGCGGTAGCGTTCGGCACCGAAGCGCCTTATCTTCAGCGCCTTGGCTGCGAAACCATTGTGCTCGGCCCCGGCGACATCGCCTGCGCCCACCAGCCGGACGAGTACCTTGAAATGTCACGTTTGCAGCCTACCGTGCATCTATTGCGGCAGTTGATCGAACATTACTGTCTCAAAGCTGTATAA
- the tauA gene encoding taurine ABC transporter substrate-binding protein — protein sequence MAKRALSSQFVTVFVSALISFSAHAANLTVGYQTGIDPSKVPQADGVYEKTIGEKIDWRRFNSGPEVVTAIASGDVQIGNLGSSPLAAAASRNLPIVAFIVSAQINAAEALVVRNGSGINKPEDLIGKTIATPFVSTSHYSLLGALKHWGLDTSKVKVVNLQPAEIAAAWKRGDIDGAFVWSPALGEIRKTGKTLTDAAQVGQWGAPTFEVWVARKDFAEKHPEVVAKFAKVTLDSFADYAAHKDSWTADSVPVQKIAKLTGANAADVPELLAGSAFPDAKAQQTTALLDGGTAKAIGETAKFLKEQGKVESVLPDYSPYVSAKFVTE from the coding sequence ATGGCCAAACGCGCACTATCTAGTCAATTTGTTACAGTTTTTGTATCGGCATTGATTTCTTTCTCGGCCCACGCCGCCAATCTCACTGTCGGCTACCAGACCGGCATCGACCCAAGCAAAGTCCCTCAGGCCGATGGCGTTTACGAGAAGACCATAGGCGAAAAAATCGACTGGCGCCGTTTCAACAGTGGCCCGGAAGTTGTGACAGCCATCGCCTCCGGTGATGTACAGATCGGCAACCTTGGTTCCAGCCCGTTGGCTGCCGCCGCTTCGCGCAACCTGCCGATTGTCGCGTTCATCGTCTCGGCACAGATCAATGCCGCCGAAGCCCTGGTCGTTCGCAACGGCAGCGGTATCAACAAGCCCGAAGACCTGATCGGCAAGACCATCGCCACCCCGTTCGTCTCCACTTCCCACTACAGCCTGCTCGGTGCGCTCAAGCATTGGGGCCTGGACACTTCGAAAGTCAAAGTGGTGAACCTGCAACCCGCAGAAATCGCGGCGGCCTGGAAACGCGGGGACATCGACGGCGCCTTTGTCTGGTCACCTGCGTTGGGCGAAATCCGCAAAACTGGCAAGACCCTGACCGATGCCGCGCAGGTCGGCCAGTGGGGCGCGCCGACCTTCGAAGTCTGGGTCGCGCGCAAGGACTTCGCCGAGAAGCATCCTGAAGTCGTGGCCAAATTCGCCAAGGTGACCCTGGACTCGTTCGCCGACTACGCCGCCCATAAAGACAGCTGGACGGCCGACTCGGTACCGGTGCAGAAAATCGCCAAACTGACTGGTGCCAATGCCGCCGATGTCCCGGAGCTACTCGCAGGATCGGCATTCCCCGACGCCAAGGCGCAACAGACCACTGCGCTGCTGGACGGCGGCACGGCGAAGGCGATTGGTGAAACGGCGAAATTCTTGAAGGAACAGGGCAAGGTCGAGAGCGTACTGCCCGACTACTCGCCCTATGTCAGTGCGAAGTTCGTAACCGAATAA
- a CDS encoding DUF2388 domain-containing protein encodes MMRLKLAVATLALLSLPVGSAMADSFWRNVISSGATTGSTYLTFKDHKLIVAAQDDAGSFVASDGGIRGPYLEAAMQKVRADNPGLQATDMELANAILAKNAVASE; translated from the coding sequence ATCATGCGTCTCAAACTTGCTGTCGCCACCCTCGCCTTGCTGTCCCTTCCCGTTGGTTCAGCGATGGCCGACAGCTTTTGGCGTAACGTCATTTCGTCCGGCGCCACCACTGGCTCGACGTACCTGACCTTCAAGGATCACAAGCTGATCGTCGCCGCCCAGGATGACGCCGGTAGCTTCGTCGCCAGCGATGGCGGCATCCGTGGCCCGTACCTGGAAGCGGCCATGCAAAAAGTCCGCGCCGACAACCCGGGCCTGCAGGCCACGGACATGGAACTGGCGAACGCGATCCTGGCGAAGAACGCCGTGGCATCGGAATAA
- a CDS encoding inorganic triphosphatase — MQKETEIKLRVSRETLAALREHPLLKKRNKSGWERRELMNQYFDTPERDLARAKVALRLRKDGEEVIQTLKTRGQSVAGLSERNEYDWNLPKAKLDVKKLDGECWPESLAELDKKTLKPIFTTDFVRERAEIAWGRGKTKVVIEAALDLGHVVVGKQKEEICELELELREGEPAALLELAAELAETLALMPCDISKAERGYRLYDANSYSLSLPAPAITAETPLDDAFAALSWHLLGSSQRLAEQYRFNGHWRLLQDWVENLAEMRALLSSLGQAAPRQSTHDLRVALDALLEDWRPLVQVGIEDEDVRKAAPEQFLEELEDPRWGLFSLNSSRWLLARTWAADRNTRGNRQGAAQLGSWLPRLLGEEATSLQLQRYQQQPEDLAEQLPRIERIQVWLHHARNVLEIPEMDRLYGELNKLAQLANEPTITDELLDARKHQAIAVYQNRAWKMLLRM; from the coding sequence ATGCAGAAAGAAACCGAAATCAAACTCCGCGTCAGCCGCGAAACCCTCGCCGCCCTGCGCGAGCACCCTCTCCTGAAAAAACGCAACAAAAGTGGCTGGGAACGCCGTGAGTTGATGAATCAGTACTTCGACACGCCCGAGCGTGACCTGGCCCGAGCCAAGGTTGCCCTGCGCCTGCGCAAGGACGGCGAGGAAGTGATTCAGACCCTCAAGACCCGTGGCCAGAGCGTTGCCGGTCTGTCCGAACGTAACGAGTACGACTGGAATCTGCCCAAAGCCAAGCTCGACGTGAAGAAACTCGACGGCGAATGCTGGCCAGAGTCCCTCGCCGAGCTGGACAAGAAAACCCTGAAGCCGATCTTCACCACCGATTTCGTCCGCGAGCGCGCCGAGATTGCCTGGGGCCGTGGCAAGACCAAGGTGGTCATCGAAGCCGCGCTGGACCTGGGCCACGTGGTGGTCGGCAAACAAAAAGAAGAAATCTGCGAGCTGGAACTGGAACTGCGCGAAGGCGAGCCTGCCGCGCTGCTGGAACTGGCCGCCGAACTGGCCGAAACCCTGGCCCTGATGCCGTGCGATATCAGCAAAGCCGAGCGCGGCTATCGCCTGTACGACGCCAACAGCTACTCGCTGAGCCTGCCGGCGCCGGCCATCACCGCTGAAACCCCGCTGGACGATGCTTTCGCCGCCCTGAGCTGGCACCTGCTCGGCAGCAGCCAGCGCCTGGCCGAACAGTATCGCTTCAACGGCCACTGGCGCCTGCTGCAGGACTGGGTCGAGAACCTCGCGGAAATGCGCGCCCTGCTCAGCAGCCTCGGCCAGGCCGCACCGCGTCAGTCGACCCACGACCTGCGCGTTGCGCTGGATGCTTTGCTGGAAGACTGGCGTCCACTTGTACAGGTCGGCATCGAAGACGAAGACGTGCGCAAAGCCGCGCCGGAGCAGTTCCTCGAAGAACTGGAAGACCCGCGCTGGGGCCTGTTCTCGCTGAACTCGTCGCGCTGGCTGCTGGCCCGCACCTGGGCGGCCGACCGCAACACCCGTGGCAATCGCCAGGGTGCGGCGCAGTTGGGCAGCTGGTTGCCGCGCCTGCTGGGTGAAGAAGCCACCTCGCTGCAATTGCAGCGTTATCAGCAGCAGCCGGAAGATCTGGCTGAGCAACTGCCGCGCATCGAGCGCATCCAGGTCTGGTTGCACCACGCGCGCAACGTGCTGGAGATCCCGGAAATGGATCGTCTGTACGGCGAGCTGAACAAGCTGGCGCAACTGGCCAACGAGCCGACCATCACGGATGAACTGCTCGATGCGCGCAAGCATCAGGCAATCGCGGTTTACCAGAACCGCGCCTGGAAAATGCTGCTGCGTATGTAA
- the argA gene encoding amino-acid N-acetyltransferase, with translation MPEYVNWLRHASPYINAHRDCTFVVMLPGDGVEHPNFGNIVHDIVLLHSLGVRLVLVHGSRPQIETRLAARGLTPHYHHGMRITDAATLECVIDAVGQLRIAIEARLSMDMASSPMQGSRLRVASGNLVTARPIGVLEGVDYHHTGEVRRVDRKGINRLLDERSIVLLSPLGYSPTGEIFNLACEDVATRAAIDLGADKLLLFGADLGLIDENGKLVRELRPQQVPAHLQRLGSNYQAELLDAAAEACRGGVARSHIVSYAEDGALLTELFTRDGGGTLVAQEQFERVREAAIEDVGGLLDLISPLEEQGILVRRSREVLEREIEQFSVVEREGMIIACAALYQIADSDAGELACLAVNPEYRHGGRGDELLERIETRARAQGLKTLFVLTTRTAHWFRERGFEPSSVERLPAARASLYNYQRNSKIFEKSL, from the coding sequence ATGCCCGAATACGTCAATTGGCTTCGTCACGCGTCTCCTTATATCAATGCCCACCGCGACTGCACCTTCGTCGTCATGCTGCCCGGCGACGGCGTTGAGCATCCGAATTTCGGCAACATCGTCCATGACATCGTGCTGCTGCACAGTCTCGGCGTGCGCCTGGTGCTGGTCCACGGATCCCGCCCGCAGATCGAAACCCGTCTCGCGGCTCGCGGCCTGACTCCGCATTACCACCACGGCATGCGCATCACCGATGCCGCGACGCTGGAGTGTGTGATCGACGCGGTCGGCCAGTTGCGCATCGCCATCGAAGCGCGGTTGTCCATGGACATGGCCTCCTCGCCGATGCAGGGCTCTCGCCTGCGGGTGGCCAGCGGTAATCTGGTGACCGCTCGGCCGATCGGCGTGCTGGAAGGTGTCGACTATCACCACACCGGCGAAGTACGCCGGGTTGACCGCAAGGGCATCAACCGTCTGCTCGACGAGCGCTCGATCGTACTGCTCTCGCCACTGGGTTATTCGCCGACCGGTGAAATCTTCAACCTGGCCTGCGAAGATGTCGCGACCCGCGCCGCCATCGACCTGGGTGCCGACAAGCTGCTGCTGTTCGGCGCTGACCTCGGTCTGATCGACGAAAACGGCAAACTGGTGCGCGAACTTCGCCCGCAACAGGTGCCGGCGCATTTGCAGCGTCTGGGTAGCAACTATCAGGCGGAATTGCTGGATGCCGCCGCCGAAGCCTGCCGTGGCGGTGTAGCGCGCAGCCATATCGTCAGTTATGCCGAGGATGGCGCGCTGCTGACCGAACTGTTCACCCGTGACGGTGGCGGTACGCTGGTGGCCCAGGAACAATTCGAACGAGTGCGCGAGGCGGCGATTGAAGACGTCGGCGGCTTGCTCGACCTGATCAGTCCGTTGGAAGAACAGGGGATTCTGGTGCGACGTTCACGCGAAGTGCTGGAGCGTGAAATCGAGCAGTTCAGCGTGGTCGAGCGTGAAGGGATGATCATCGCCTGTGCGGCGCTGTATCAGATTGCCGATTCTGATGCCGGTGAACTGGCGTGCCTGGCGGTGAATCCTGAGTACCGCCATGGCGGTCGCGGTGACGAATTGCTGGAGCGCATCGAAACCCGTGCCCGCGCGCAGGGCCTGAAAACCCTGTTCGTTCTCACGACTCGCACCGCCCACTGGTTCCGCGAGCGCGGCTTCGAGCCGAGCAGTGTCGAGCGCCTGCCGGCAGCGCGGGCTTCTCTCTATAACTATCAGCGCAATTCGAAGATCTTCGAAAAGTCTTTGTAA
- a CDS encoding OprD family porin — translation MNKSTLALAVAVGVIAQQAGAAGFIEDSKATLGLRNFYINTDNRDGTGPNKNEEWGQGFDLRFTSGYTQGTVQFGVDAIGLYGVRLDSSPATSGNSAGTASGGTVFPSDGNRAVHDFASLGVTGKVKISQTELKVGTLLPNNPVIKYNDGRLLPQTFQGEAITSNEIKDLTLTAGQVEAVKGRNSSNNENMSIAGANAGSNYDKGVFSNKFYYAGADYKLTKDLTASYYYGELKEFYSQNFLGLVHNWAIGPGVLKSDLRYYRSRDNGNNGDTPAYYTSGFYGGKTVKGKVDNDLYSYLALYSVQGHTFGAGYQYTKGDSDFPWLNQGDGSSNSTITDMQIQKFARAGERTWQARYAYDFAKVGVPGLTAGVIYLRGDNIDTPVGEKTEWERDITVGYVIPEGPLKNLGVAWKNAMWRTDLASTRSQDENRLIVSYSIPLL, via the coding sequence ATGAACAAGTCCACCTTGGCCCTGGCCGTGGCCGTAGGGGTTATTGCGCAGCAGGCAGGCGCAGCCGGTTTCATCGAAGACAGCAAGGCCACCTTGGGGCTGCGTAACTTCTACATCAACACCGACAACCGCGATGGCACTGGTCCGAACAAGAACGAAGAGTGGGGCCAAGGCTTCGATCTGCGTTTCACCTCGGGTTACACCCAAGGTACCGTTCAGTTCGGCGTTGACGCTATCGGCCTGTACGGCGTGCGTCTGGACTCCAGCCCGGCGACCAGCGGCAACTCCGCAGGTACCGCTTCGGGTGGCACTGTTTTCCCAAGTGACGGCAACCGTGCTGTGCATGACTTCGCCAGCCTGGGCGTGACCGGCAAGGTCAAGATCTCCCAGACCGAACTGAAGGTCGGTACTCTGCTGCCGAACAACCCGGTCATCAAATACAACGATGGTCGTCTGCTGCCACAGACCTTCCAGGGCGAAGCGATCACTTCGAACGAGATCAAGGACCTGACTCTGACTGCCGGTCAGGTTGAGGCCGTGAAGGGTCGTAACTCCAGCAACAACGAAAACATGTCAATTGCTGGTGCGAACGCCGGTTCGAACTACGACAAGGGCGTGTTCAGCAACAAGTTCTACTACGCTGGTGCTGACTACAAGCTGACCAAAGACCTGACCGCTTCGTACTACTACGGCGAGCTGAAGGAGTTCTACTCGCAGAACTTCCTGGGTCTGGTACACAACTGGGCAATCGGTCCAGGCGTACTGAAAAGCGACCTGCGTTACTACCGCAGCCGTGACAACGGCAACAACGGCGACACTCCTGCCTACTACACCAGCGGTTTCTACGGCGGCAAAACCGTCAAGGGCAAGGTCGACAACGATCTGTACAGCTACCTGGCCCTGTACTCGGTTCAAGGTCACACTTTTGGTGCTGGCTATCAGTACACCAAGGGTGACAGCGACTTCCCTTGGCTGAACCAAGGTGACGGTTCGTCCAACAGCACCATCACCGACATGCAGATCCAGAAGTTTGCCCGTGCTGGCGAACGTACCTGGCAAGCTCGCTACGCCTATGACTTCGCCAAGGTCGGCGTGCCTGGCCTGACCGCCGGTGTGATCTACCTGCGTGGCGATAACATCGACACTCCGGTCGGCGAAAAAACCGAGTGGGAACGTGACATCACCGTTGGCTACGTGATTCCGGAAGGCCCGCTGAAGAACCTCGGTGTTGCCTGGAAGAACGCCATGTGGCGTACCGATCTGGCGAGCACTCGCTCCCAGGACGAAAACCGCCTGATCGTCAGCTACTCGATCCCGCTGCTGTAA
- a CDS encoding GspE/PulE family protein, giving the protein MSVQLATQDRWLDLNDVLRELVAQGFISQDSAEHAVNARRRHATQGQVHPLEFIAGQQLDDLSRPGKHLDLESLTLWLAQQAGQPYLRIDPLKINVAAIIPLMSYAFAQRHKILAVSVDRDAVTVASAQPYVNGWEADLTHVLKLPIKRVVANPVDIQRFSVEFFRLAKSVSGASNADQPGSNLGNFEQLLNLGASDQEPDANDAHIVNIVDWLFQYAFQQRASDIHIEPRREQGTVRFRIDGVLHNVYQFPPQVTMAIVSRLKSLGRMNVAEKRKPQDGRVKTKTPDGGEVELRLSTLPTAFGEKMVMRIFDPEVLLKDFDQLGFSADDLRRWQDMTRQPNGIILVTGPTGSGKTTTLYTTLKKLATPEINLCTIEDPIEMVEPAFNQMQVQHNIDLTFAAGVRALMRQDPDIIMIGEIRDLETAEMAIQAALTGHLVLSTLHTNDAPSAISRLLELGVPHYLIKATVLGVMAQRLVRTLCPHCKAPLPIGEEDWQTLTRPWQAPLPGNAQRAIGCLECRDTGYRGRAGVYEIMQLTDSLKTLISPDTDLTAIRRQAFKEGMRSLRLSGAQKVAAGLTTIEEVLRVTPQSEQK; this is encoded by the coding sequence ATGTCCGTTCAACTCGCCACTCAGGACCGCTGGCTGGATCTCAATGATGTATTGCGTGAACTGGTCGCCCAGGGCTTCATCAGCCAGGATTCGGCCGAGCACGCGGTGAATGCGCGCCGCCGCCATGCGACCCAGGGGCAGGTGCACCCGCTGGAGTTCATCGCCGGCCAGCAACTGGACGACCTCAGCCGTCCGGGCAAACACCTGGACCTGGAAAGCCTGACCCTGTGGCTGGCGCAGCAGGCCGGCCAGCCGTACCTGCGGATCGATCCGCTGAAGATCAATGTCGCCGCCATCATCCCGCTGATGTCCTATGCCTTCGCCCAGCGTCACAAGATCCTCGCGGTGTCGGTCGATCGCGATGCGGTAACCGTGGCCAGCGCCCAGCCTTACGTCAACGGCTGGGAGGCCGACCTGACCCACGTCCTGAAACTACCGATCAAACGAGTCGTCGCCAATCCGGTGGACATCCAGCGATTCAGCGTCGAGTTCTTTCGCCTCGCCAAATCGGTCAGTGGCGCCAGCAACGCCGACCAGCCGGGCAGCAACCTCGGCAACTTCGAACAACTGCTCAATCTCGGCGCCAGCGATCAGGAGCCGGACGCCAACGACGCGCACATCGTCAACATCGTCGACTGGCTGTTCCAGTACGCCTTTCAGCAACGGGCCAGCGATATCCACATCGAGCCACGCCGCGAGCAAGGCACCGTGCGCTTTCGCATCGACGGCGTGCTGCACAACGTCTATCAGTTTCCGCCACAGGTGACGATGGCTATCGTCAGTCGCCTGAAGAGCCTCGGCAGAATGAACGTTGCCGAGAAACGCAAACCCCAGGACGGCCGGGTCAAGACCAAGACCCCGGACGGCGGCGAAGTCGAGCTACGGTTGTCGACGCTGCCCACCGCGTTCGGCGAAAAAATGGTGATGCGGATCTTCGACCCGGAAGTACTGCTCAAGGATTTCGATCAGCTCGGGTTTTCCGCCGACGACCTGCGCCGCTGGCAGGACATGACCCGCCAGCCCAACGGCATCATTCTGGTCACCGGGCCGACCGGTTCCGGCAAGACCACCACGCTCTATACCACCCTGAAAAAACTGGCGACTCCGGAAATCAACCTCTGCACCATCGAAGACCCGATCGAGATGGTCGAACCTGCCTTCAACCAGATGCAGGTGCAGCACAATATCGACCTGACCTTCGCCGCCGGGGTGCGGGCGCTGATGCGGCAGGACCCGGACATCATCATGATCGGCGAGATCCGCGATCTGGAGACCGCCGAAATGGCGATCCAGGCCGCGTTGACCGGGCACCTGGTGCTATCGACCCTGCACACCAACGACGCACCGAGCGCCATCAGCCGACTGCTGGAACTCGGCGTGCCGCATTACCTGATCAAGGCCACGGTGCTCGGGGTCATGGCCCAGCGATTGGTGCGCACGCTGTGCCCGCACTGCAAGGCGCCATTGCCCATTGGCGAAGAAGACTGGCAAACCCTGACCCGGCCATGGCAGGCGCCGTTGCCGGGCAACGCACAACGGGCCATCGGTTGCCTGGAATGCCGCGACACCGGCTACCGCGGGCGCGCCGGGGTCTACGAAATCATGCAACTGACCGACAGCCTCAAGACGTTGATCAGCCCCGACACCGATCTGACGGCGATCCGTCGTCAGGCTTTCAAGGAAGGCATGCGCAGCCTGCGGCTGTCCGGGGCGCAGAAAGTCGCAGCGGGACTGACGACCATTGAGGAAGTGCTGCGGGTGACGCCACAGAGCGAGCAGAAATAG